GCGTATCCCCGTGTGGATTGTAGGCGCATGGCCGCGCGAAAAGTCGATGCGGCGCGTGCTGCGCTGGGATGGGCTGCTGCCAAACAAGATCAACCCCGACGGCAGCCACGGCCATTGCGACGCCGACGACCTGCGCGCGATGAAGGCCTATATCGACGAGCACCGCAATGCGACAACCCAGTTTGATCTGGTGATCGAGGGCATGACGCCGGGCGACCCGGCAGGCGCGGCCGCGCAGATCCGCCCATATGCCGAGGCCGGGGCCACATGGTGGCTCGAGGCGAACTGGACTGCACCAAACCTCGAGCCGGTGCGCGAGCGCCTGCTGCTGGGGCCGCCGCGTGTGGCGTGATACGCCTCGAAGCCCCACCAGGTGAAAGCACGCTCCCGTATTGGCCATGAGGCAGCAGCGCGGGGTTACGGCACACGCGCCAGGCGCTGGCGCAGCAGATGATCGGCCAGCACCAGTGCCAGCATTGCCTCGGCGATTGGCACCAGCCGCGGCAGCACAGTCGGGTCGTGGCGGCCGTGGATCTCGATCGAGCTAGGCACCCCCGCGCGATCGACGGTCTGCTGCGGCTGGGCGATCGAGGCCGGCGGCTTGGCGGCCAGGCGTACTATAATATCCTCGCCGGTGCTGATGCCGCCCAGGATGCCGCCGTGATGATTGCTGGCCGTGCCGATGCTGCCGTCGTCGCGGCGGATGAACGGGTCGTTGTTCTGCGATCCGCGCATATGCGCCACGCCAAAGCCCTCGCCGATCTCGACCCCCTTGATCGCCGGGATGCTGAACATGGCCTTGCCAATATCGGCCTGCAGCTTATCGAACACCGGCTCGCCCAGCCCAGGCGGCACGCCGCGCGCGCGCACCTCGACCACGCCGCCGAGCGAGTCGAGCGAGCGGCGGGCCTGGTCGACGCGCTCGACCATCTGCGCGGCCACGGCAGCATCGGGGCAGCGCATGATGTTGCGCTCGATCTCGGCTTCATCGAACGCCTGCGCGTGCAGATCGCCAAGCTGGGCCGTCCAGGCGAGAATCGTGACGCCGTGCTGGGCCAGCAGCCGCCGCGCCACCGCGCCGCCGGCCACCCGCCCGATCGTCTCGCGCGCACTCGAGCGCCCGCCGCCGCGCCAATCGCGAAAGCCATACTTCGCGTCCCAGGTATAGTCGGCGTGGCCGGGGCGATACAGATCTTTGATGCTATCGTAGTGCGACGACTTGGCGTCGGTATTCCAGACGAGCATGCTGATTGGCGTACCGGTGCTGCGGCCCTCGAACACACCCGAGAGGATCTGCACGCGGTCGGGCTCCTGCCGCGCCGATGAGACCTTGCTCTGCCCCACGCGCCGCCGATCGAGCTCGTGCTGGATGTCGGCCTCGGCGATCGGCAAGCCCGACGGGCAGCCATCGACGACGCAGCCGACGGCGGGGCCGTGCGACTCGCCCCAGGTTGTTAGCCGGAAGGCCTGGCCAAAGGAGTTGCCTGGCATAATTTCTCCACGCTCGTTTCCCCCGAATCTAACGCGTTTTGCCCGGTTTGTCCAGCCGGTCGATCACGGCGCGGCTTTCCCTGATCTGCGCATCGTCGGGGGCCAGCTCGATCGCACGGTCGAGCGTGGCGCGGGCGGGGCCATACTGCTTGAGCTGGGTATAGGCCAGGCCGAGGGCATAGACGAAGCGCGGCTCGCCGGGCGCCTGCTCGACTGCCGCGTGCCACTCCTGGGCGGCCATATACCACATGCCGCGCTCCTTATAATCGACGCCCCGGTTGAAATGCTCGAACGGCTGGCGGGCCGTAACGCTCGGCTGTATGCGCTCCATCGGCACGAACACATCGGTGTAGCTGAAGAATGTCAGGATCATACTCAGCAGCTGCGGCGCAAACACGATCAGCATGATGATCAGCAGGAACACCGTGCCGATCGGCGAGCCTTGTGGCGTGGCGCCGCGCGAGATACTAGTCAACAGTGTACGCATGATCACTGTGAAGAACAGGGCCATGCCCAGGCTGGCGATAAACATAAGCGCGGTCAGCCCGGCGCTGACGATCCAGGCCCAGCGCTTGCGCTGCAGCAGCCCGATCCCAATGGCAAGCTCGCACGCGCCATAGACGAACCCACCGATCATCCGCAGCTGGATGTCGGCCATACGCAGGCCGGGCTGGTTTAGATCGGCCAGGTGCAAGCCGGCAAAGCCACGCTTCTGCCCAAGCTGAAAGATTACATACATGCTGAATATGGTGCCGAGCAGGTTCAGGATGCCGCCAATATTCCAGAGCCAGCCGAGGGTCGACAGCGCCTTCGAGCGCTCGCCGCGCGCCGCAGCTGGCGCCATCAGGCTGGCGCGGCATGCCGGGCAGCGCGTATTATCGGGCTGAGTTGCCGCGCCGCAATATGGGCACGCAAGCTCAGGCGCTGCAGTGGCCGGCAGCACGAATGGCTGCGCCGGCGCCGGTGCAGGTGTGGCCGGCGGCTGCACTGGGGGCACGGGCACAGCCGGCGCAGGGCGATCGGCCGGCGGGCCAGCGGTAGATGCGCCGTAGTGCTGCTCGACCCACACCAGCCCCTCGCGGGCCTTCGTGTTGCCGGGGTTGAGATCGAGCACATTTTCCAGGCAGGTGCGCATATCGTGCGGGTCGGTGACAAGCCCGGCCAGCCACAGCCAGGCCTGTTCGTTGCGCTCGTCGGCCTCGACCACCTGAGTGAGGAGTGCGCGCGCCTCGTCGCGCCGGCCGCTTTGCGCCGCACCAATGCCTTGTTCGAGCAGAGTCTGACTCATTGTTGTGCTTCTTTGTTATGATCAAACACCGGCTGGCTCTCTGCCGACCGCGAGTCGCTTATCACGCGACGCCGGCTGAAGTGGGCTGGAACCGTTCACGATCAATCTGACCACAACACATTGTGGTTCTGCTTCGCCGGCAGAGTGGTACATACCGTGCTGCCGCATGCGACTAGGCGCGCAACGCGGATCAGTGCGTCACTTGTGTAATTGAACAGCACGAAGCGGGCTGAAGAAAGCCTGATTCTGATGCGCTCGAGAGGCAGTTTCGAGCAGGTATTGCAAGCGTAATGAAGATGCCTACAGCATATTCAGCTGGGCGAGCTCGGGAGCAGCGGCGTACAGCTCGGCCTTGCGTGCGCGCAGCGACGCCTCAACCGTGCCGAGGTAGGCCTTCGAGTTGGGGTAGCGCTGGGTGATCTGGGCGTAGGCCAGCCCGAGCGCCTGGAGGTATGTTCGATCGCCAGGCTTGGCGCGGCTGGCGGCGGCCCACTCCTGGATGGCCATATAGACCATGCCGCGGTTACGGTAGGCGATACCGCGGTTGTAGTGCTCGGCGTGATCGAGCTGTTCGACGGCCGGCTGGAAGCGCCTGAGCGGGCCAAAGAAGTCGCGGTAGCTCAGAATCGTCAACACAATCGGCAGCAGCACCAGCAGCACGCTCAGCACAAGCGGCAGCACTGCGGCAGCTGCCGCGATCGGGCCGGCCAATCGGGCCGCTGGGCCGGCCAGCGCGGCCAGCGTACTGATCAGGCTACTGCCGCGCAGCAGCAGCCCCACGCGCACGATCACGCCAACCACGATCAGCGCGATATTCAGGAAGTAGAACGGGGCCAGGCGCGCCCACAGCCCGCGCGCCAGGCCGAAGCAGAGCAGCCCAAACAGCAGCAGCGCGGCCAGCACGATCGCCAGGAACTCGCTGGCCACAGGCGCGTTTGCCGGCGCCGGCGCCTGGCGCGCGAGCAGCAGCAGCACGCCCAGCAGCAGCGCGGCGATGATCATACAAGCGCCGCCGATACTCCAGACGATGCCCAGCAAGCTCAGGGCGAGCGAGCGTTGGGCCGGCGGTGCCGCGCGCAGCCGCAGGCTTTCGCGGCATTGGGTGCAACGCTCTTGCTTAAGCGTTGTGGGCGCGCCACAGTATGGGCAAGGATGCTCGGGCACGGCACTAACTGGTATTTCAGCCGGCTGGGCCGCCGCAGCTGCGGGCCGGCCTGGCGAGTCGGGGTCGGCCACGAGCATGGGCGCAGCCGGCGGCGCGGGCGGTGTGTCCACGCGTGCCATGAGCATGGTCGGCGGCGGCGGGCGGCGGGCCGGCGTGGCGGCGGGGGGCGCCTCGGGTGCAGGCTCGCTCAGACGGGTGGTGGGCATACGCGGCGCTGGGGCCGGCGCAGCAGCTGCATGCGCCGCCGCCGACCGCTCGAACTGCCCGCGATCGAGACTCAGGGTGGTGGTCGTCACTGCCCTGGCCGGCGGTGCCGACGCGCCAACCGCGCGCTCGAGTGGGGCAGCTGGCGCAGGGCCGAAGCGCTGCTCGACCACAGCCATGCCTTTTTTTGCCGGTGCGCTATTCGGATTGATCGCAAGCACATTCTGCAGGCAGATGCGAATCTCGTGTGGGTCGTCGGTGGCGCCCGAGAGCCACAGCCAGGCCTGCTCGTTGCGCTCGTCGGCGTCGATCACGCGCAGCAGCAGGCGGCGCGCCTCGTCGGGCCGGCCGGCCTTCAGCGCGGCAATGCCCTGTTGCAGCAGGGTGGTTATGGCCGGGTCCATCGCACCTCTCCCTCAATCATCGTTAGATCGGCGTTGACCACGTGCATGTCGGCCGGGCTAATCTTGAAGGGATCAGCCGAGAGAATGGCCAGGTCGGCCAGCTTGCCGGGCATGAGCGTACCCTGCTCGTGGCCGGCGCCGGCCGCAATCGCCGGGCCGATCGTGAAGCCGCGCAGCGCCGAGGTGATATCGAGACACTGCTCGGCGTACCAGCCGCCGGGTGGCTGGCCACCGGGGCGCTGGCGCGTAACAGCGGCATGCACGCTGAGCCAGGGGTTGAGCGGCTCGACCGGCGCATCGGAGCCGAAGGCCAGCACGGCGCCGGCGGCCTGGAGGGCGTGCCAGGCATACGCGTGCGCACAGCGCTCGCCCCACAGCCGGTCGGCCAGCTCCATATCCGAAGTTGCGTGGATCGGCTGCATCGAGGCGATCACGCCCAGCGCGGCGAAGCGTGGAATGTCGGTGGGGTGGATGATCTGGCAGTGCTCGATGCGGTTGGGAATTGCCAGTGGCGCATTGCCGAGCGCGAATTGAGCGCCAGGCTCACCGAGATCAGGGTTCAATGCTGCCTGCTCAATGTTCAGTTGCGTAGCCAGCTCGATCGCGTCGAGCACACTGCGGTTGGCGGCATCGCCGATCGCATGCACAGCCACCGCAAGCCCGCCGCCGTTCGCGCGTGCAACCGCGTCGTTCAGCTCGTCGCGGGTGATGGTTGGCGTACCGAGGTGGCGCCGGCCCTCGTAGTGCGAGAGCATCTCGGCCGTCTCGGAGCCGAGCGAGCCGTCGGCGAAGATCTTGACGCCACCGACCCGCAACCAGCGGTCGCCCAGGCCGCTACGCAAGCCCAGGCGCAAGGCTTCGTCGAGCCGCTCGAGGCCAATATGCGCCAGGCAGCGCAGCGCCAGCTCGCCGCGCTCGCGCAGCGCCTGTAGGTCGCTCAGCAGCTGCGTGCCGTCGCCGGCAGTCAGGCCAGGCGGCACATGCACGCCGGCCATGCCATAC
The sequence above is drawn from the Candidatus Kouleothrix ribensis genome and encodes:
- the aroC gene encoding chorismate synthase translates to MPGNSFGQAFRLTTWGESHGPAVGCVVDGCPSGLPIAEADIQHELDRRRVGQSKVSSARQEPDRVQILSGVFEGRSTGTPISMLVWNTDAKSSHYDSIKDLYRPGHADYTWDAKYGFRDWRGGGRSSARETIGRVAGGAVARRLLAQHGVTILAWTAQLGDLHAQAFDEAEIERNIMRCPDAAVAAQMVERVDQARRSLDSLGGVVEVRARGVPPGLGEPVFDKLQADIGKAMFSIPAIKGVEIGEGFGVAHMRGSQNNDPFIRRDDGSIGTASNHHGGILGGISTGEDIIVRLAAKPPASIAQPQQTVDRAGVPSSIEIHGRHDPTVLPRLVPIAEAMLALVLADHLLRQRLARVP
- a CDS encoding tetratricopeptide repeat protein; its protein translation is MSQTLLEQGIGAAQSGRRDEARALLTQVVEADERNEQAWLWLAGLVTDPHDMRTCLENVLDLNPGNTKAREGLVWVEQHYGASTAGPPADRPAPAVPVPPVQPPATPAPAPAQPFVLPATAAPELACPYCGAATQPDNTRCPACRASLMAPAAARGERSKALSTLGWLWNIGGILNLLGTIFSMYVIFQLGQKRGFAGLHLADLNQPGLRMADIQLRMIGGFVYGACELAIGIGLLQRKRWAWIVSAGLTALMFIASLGMALFFTVIMRTLLTSISRGATPQGSPIGTVFLLIIMLIVFAPQLLSMILTFFSYTDVFVPMERIQPSVTARQPFEHFNRGVDYKERGMWYMAAQEWHAAVEQAPGEPRFVYALGLAYTQLKQYGPARATLDRAIELAPDDAQIRESRAVIDRLDKPGKTR
- a CDS encoding amidohydrolase — its product is MPATILYNGTIYTLDPSMPRAQALGIRDGRVVVVGSEGKVQAAMAGRAEPINLRGRAVIPALTDAHVHFIGYALTRRELRLDGVADFDDALRRAGAAASQLLAGAWLLGGGWDHTLWGGRWPRAADLDALTPDRPALLLRKDGHSAWANSQALALAGIDDTTPDPPGGTIQREKKHATGILLEHAIDLVRAHIPATTQADRLAAMRAAFVEAHSYGMAGVHVPPGLTAGDGTQLLSDLQALRERGELALRCLAHIGLERLDEALRLGLRSGLGDRWLRVGGVKIFADGSLGSETAEMLSHYEGRRHLGTPTITRDELNDAVARANGGGLAVAVHAIGDAANRSVLDAIELATQLNIEQAALNPDLGEPGAQFALGNAPLAIPNRIEHCQIIHPTDIPRFAALGVIASMQPIHATSDMELADRLWGERCAHAYAWHALQAAGAVLAFGSDAPVEPLNPWLSVHAAVTRQRPGGQPPGGWYAEQCLDITSALRGFTIGPAIAAGAGHEQGTLMPGKLADLAILSADPFKISPADMHVVNADLTMIEGEVRWTRP